ATGTCCGTGCTCAAAGGCAATGGCTCCAATTCGGATGCCAAGATCATTGCTGTAGGTTCCGGCTCACAAAAGCTGAACTATACGACACAAGCACAGCATTTCGGCAAAAATTCCGCTAGTCAGATGATTACGCGCGCAGTGATGCGTGAAGAAGCGTCTTCCATCATTAACGGAATTACAAAAATTGAAAAAGGTGCTACCAAAGCAGATGGTCAGCAAACAGAACGTGTTCTGATGCTCAGCCCGAAAGCGCGTGGTGACGCTAACCCAATCCTGCTGATTGATGAAGATGATGTAACAGCAGGTCACGCAGCATCGGTTGGTCAGGTTAACCGTGAACAAGTGTATTACTTGATGTCCCGCGGGATTAGCCGTGCAGAAGCTGAGCGTCTGATTATTTATGGCTTCTTGGCACCTGTCGTATCTGAGATTCCGCTCGAAGGACTTCAACATCAGCTGCAAAGCCTTGTTGAAAGGAAGTTAGGCCAATGAATACTGCATTGATCCGTGAACAATTCCCGATTTTACATCAGGAGATTAACGGTCATCCGCTGGTTTATTTGGATAATGCGGCTACTTCGCAAAAACCGCTGGCGGTCATCGAGGCGATCAAGCACTACTACGAATATGATAACTCAAATGTTCACCGTGGTGTGCATACCTTGGGTAGCCGGGCGACGGATGCTTATGAAGGTGCGCGGGAGAAGGTAGCTCGCTTTCTGAATGCCAAGCGCAGTCAGGAAATTATTTTTACACGCGGAACAACAACGGCGCTGAATCTGGTGGCTTCTTCTTATGGTAGAGCTAACTGTAAGGAGGGTGATGAAATTGTCATCACACAAATGGAGCATCACAGTAATCTGATTCCGTGGCAACAGGTAGCCAAAGCCACAGGCGCAACTTTAAAATATATTCCACTTCAAGAGGATGGTAGCGTTGATCTTGCTGATGTGGAGAATACTATTACAGAAAACACCAAAATTGTAGCGATTGCGCATGTCTCCAATGTGCTTGGTGTTGTGAACCCTGTCAAAGAGATTGCAGCTATTGCGCATCGCAAAGGCGCAGTTATCGTTATAGACGGTGCACAAAGCACACCACATATGAAAGTAGACGTGCAAGACATCGATGCTGACTTTTATGCCTTTTCGGGTCACAAAATGTGTGCGCCTACTGGGATCGGGGCACTGTACGGCAAGAAGGCGCTGCTGGAAAATATGGAGCCCATTGAGTTCGGCGGGGAAATGATCGACGATGTGGGATTGTATGAATCCACATGGAAGGAGCTGCCTTGGAAATTCGAAGGTGGAACTCCGATTATCGCTGGAGCTGTTGGTTTGGGAGCTGCTATTGATTTTCTGGAAAGCATCGGAATGGACGCCATTGCACAGCATGAGAGCCGTTTGTCCAACTATGCCCTCAAACGTCTCCGTGAAGTGGAGGGGTTGACGATATACGGACCGGCAGAACGTCATGTTGGGCTCGTAACATTCAACCTGGATGATGTGCATCCGCATGATGTAGCTACTGTACTGGATAGCAAAGGGGTGGCTGTACGTGCGGGACATCATTGCTGCCAGCCATTGATGCGCTGGCTGAAAGCCAGTGCAACTGCACGTGCCAGCTTTTATCTCTATAACACGGAAGAAGAAGTCGACGCTCTGGTCAGCGCCTTAATCCAAACAAAGGAGTATTTTGGCGATGCAACTTGATGACTTGTACCGACGCGTGATTATGGATCATTATAAAAATCCGCGCAATCGCGGACGTTTTGAGGATGATGCCGTTACGGTGGATTTGAATAATCCTACGTGTGGTGACCGGATTTCCCTTCAACTCAAAACGAAAGACGGCGTGGTCGAAGATGCCCGTTTTACTGGTGAAGGCTGCTCGATTAGTATGTCCTCAGCTTCGATGATGACAGAAGCGGTCAAAGGAAAAACGATTGATCAGGCATTGGATATGGCAAGCCGCTTCTCTTCTTTAATGAAGGGGGAAGCCGTCGAATTTGATGATTATGAAGAATTGGAAGCTTTGTCAGGCGTAAATAAGTTCCCGGCCCGCATCAAATGTGCGACACTGGCTTGGAACGCGCTGCGCAAAGGGATTGATGAAGATAAATAATTTAAATAGAACAGAGGAGGTTTGAGAAACATGGCCAAGAAAGCACCGGAAATGGAAGAGTATAAATACGGCTTTCGTGACGAGCACAAGTCCATTTTCCAAACAGGTAAGGGTCTCACTCCGGAAATCGTAAAGGAAATCTCCAAAATTAAGGATGAGCCAGAATGGATGCTGGAGTTCCGTCTGAAGGCACTAAAGCAGTTTGAAAAAATGCCAATGCCAAACTGGGGCGGAGATATGGATGAACTGGATTTCAACGATATCCAGTACTATGTAAGACCTTCCGAGAAACAAGGGAAGACGTGGGAAGAGGTTCCTACGGAAATTAAAGAAACCTTTGATAAACTGGGTATTCCCGAGGCGGAGCAAAAGTTTTTGGCTGGTGTATCCGCACAGTATGAATCCGAGGTTGTCTACCACAGTATGCAAAAGGAACTGGAAGATCAGGGCGTTATTTTCATGGATACCGATACGGCGTTGCGTGAGCATCCTGAGATTCTGAAAGAGTATTTTGCAACAGTTGTACCTCCTGCGGACAATAAGTTTGCAGCACTGAACAGTGCGGTATGGTCAGGCGGGAGCTTCATCTATGTACCAAAAGGTGTGAAATGTGAAGTTCCATTGCAGGCTTACTTCCGTATCAACTCGGAAAACATGGGTCAATTTGAGCGTACGCTCATAATTGCTGACGAAGACAGCTTTGTGCACTATGTAGAAGGCTGTACGGCTCCGATTTACAGCACGAACTCGCTGCATAGTGCCGTAGTCGAAATTATTTGTAAGAAGAACGCACGCGTTCGTTATACAACGATCCAGAACTGGGCACCAAACATCTATAACCTGGTAACCAAACGTGCGGTTGCAGAAGAAAATGCAACGATGGAATGGGTCGATGGTAACATCGGTTCCAAGTTGACGATGAAGTATCCAGCCGTTGTATTGAAGGGCCGTGGAGCGAAAGGGATGGTCTTGTCCATCGCTGTTGCAGGCAAAGGCCAGCATCAGGATGCAGGTGCGAAAATGATCCACTTAGCACCAGACACCACGTCCACCATTGTATCCAAGTCGATCAGTAAGCACGGCGGTAAAGTAACGTATCGCGGATTAGCTTCATTCGGTCGTCAGGCTCAAGGTGCAAAATCCAATATCAAGTGTGATACGTTGATTTTGGATAATCAATCAACCTCAGATACTATTCCTTATAATGAAATCATGAATGATGACATCACGCTTGAGCACGAAGCAACGGTTTCCAAGGTATCGGAAGATCAGCTGTTCTATCTGATGAGCCGTGGTTTGACTGAAGCAGAGGCAACGCAAATGATCGTTATGGGCTTTATTGAGCCATTCACAAAAGAACTGCCGATGGAATATGCGGTAGAGATGAATCGTTTGATCAAGTTCGAGATGGAAGGCAGTATTGGTTAAAATCCATTAACCCTTGGTGTCACGAGTTTTTGAAGTAATCTTAAGCTTGTTAAATCCGAGTCATGCCGATTTTATGCCGACTCGGATTTCCTGCTAGTATAGGAGACGAACTTTTTAAGTTCGTCTTCTTTTGTTTTTTCTGTGATACCTAAGTCCATAAGCCTTCTTTCTACTACAAAAAAAATTATGCTTAGGACTGCAGATAGTTGCCTAGCACTTATGTATGTTTGCTTAATAGGATGTTGTGAGTGACATAAACATAAGGAGGCATGCCAACAGATGCAGAAGAATAAAGCTGGAGTGAAGAAGAAAACCCTCTCTTCTAAGCAGACACAGAGACATGTACATGAATTTGAAGGTAGCACCAAACTGGCCGAAGAAGGTGCAGACCGACATAACCACCGCTTTGCAGGTGTTACTGGGCAAGCGATTCGAGT
The Paenibacillus peoriae DNA segment above includes these coding regions:
- a CDS encoding cysteine desulfurase — encoded protein: MNTALIREQFPILHQEINGHPLVYLDNAATSQKPLAVIEAIKHYYEYDNSNVHRGVHTLGSRATDAYEGAREKVARFLNAKRSQEIIFTRGTTTALNLVASSYGRANCKEGDEIVITQMEHHSNLIPWQQVAKATGATLKYIPLQEDGSVDLADVENTITENTKIVAIAHVSNVLGVVNPVKEIAAIAHRKGAVIVIDGAQSTPHMKVDVQDIDADFYAFSGHKMCAPTGIGALYGKKALLENMEPIEFGGEMIDDVGLYESTWKELPWKFEGGTPIIAGAVGLGAAIDFLESIGMDAIAQHESRLSNYALKRLREVEGLTIYGPAERHVGLVTFNLDDVHPHDVATVLDSKGVAVRAGHHCCQPLMRWLKASATARASFYLYNTEEEVDALVSALIQTKEYFGDAT
- the sufU gene encoding Fe-S cluster assembly sulfur transfer protein SufU; amino-acid sequence: MQLDDLYRRVIMDHYKNPRNRGRFEDDAVTVDLNNPTCGDRISLQLKTKDGVVEDARFTGEGCSISMSSASMMTEAVKGKTIDQALDMASRFSSLMKGEAVEFDDYEELEALSGVNKFPARIKCATLAWNALRKGIDEDK
- the sufB gene encoding Fe-S cluster assembly protein SufB; its protein translation is MAKKAPEMEEYKYGFRDEHKSIFQTGKGLTPEIVKEISKIKDEPEWMLEFRLKALKQFEKMPMPNWGGDMDELDFNDIQYYVRPSEKQGKTWEEVPTEIKETFDKLGIPEAEQKFLAGVSAQYESEVVYHSMQKELEDQGVIFMDTDTALREHPEILKEYFATVVPPADNKFAALNSAVWSGGSFIYVPKGVKCEVPLQAYFRINSENMGQFERTLIIADEDSFVHYVEGCTAPIYSTNSLHSAVVEIICKKNARVRYTTIQNWAPNIYNLVTKRAVAEENATMEWVDGNIGSKLTMKYPAVVLKGRGAKGMVLSIAVAGKGQHQDAGAKMIHLAPDTTSTIVSKSISKHGGKVTYRGLASFGRQAQGAKSNIKCDTLILDNQSTSDTIPYNEIMNDDITLEHEATVSKVSEDQLFYLMSRGLTEAEATQMIVMGFIEPFTKELPMEYAVEMNRLIKFEMEGSIG